A section of the bacterium genome encodes:
- a CDS encoding hydrogenase maturation nickel metallochaperone HypA — protein MTDAKTFYCLRCQNRFPIAYDPKQVAERSCPKCGSNSVRLETPAAAASRKGE, from the coding sequence ATGACCGACGCCAAGACGTTCTACTGTTTGCGCTGTCAGAACCGATTCCCGATCGCCTACGACCCCAAGCAGGTCGCGGAGCGATCCTGCCCCAAGTGTGGAAGCAACAGCGTGCGGCTCGAGACGCCCGCGGCCGCCGCGAGCAGAAAAGGAGAATGA